The Sylvia atricapilla isolate bSylAtr1 chromosome 13, bSylAtr1.pri, whole genome shotgun sequence genome includes a region encoding these proteins:
- the DTWD1 gene encoding tRNA-uridine aminocarboxypropyltransferase 1, which yields MSLNSSTLLNEENAQGAKKNTECLESLLQTPSSFQDNPLQQLQLASQEVLEKAKKSGRSKCPRCNSSRMFYCYTCFVPVETVPTKEIPTVKLPLKIDIIKHPNETDGKSTAVHAKLLAPDDVTIYKYPCIPEYQEKRHEIALIFPGPNSVSVKDIAFHLQKYTKKGACASDDDCSREPLLKQAKIEPEEEKNPSEGISSIRNEGTRLKKIIFIDSTWNQTNKIITDERLQGLLQIELKTRKTCFWRHQKGKPDTYLSTIEAIYYFLVDYHQEILKESYKGQYDNLLFFFSFMYTLIKDAKCCAGKE from the exons ATGTCTTTAAATTCATCTAcacttttaaatgaagaaaacgctcaaggagcaaaaaaaaatactgagtgTTTGGAAAGCCTACTGCAGACTCCATCATCGTTTCAAGATAATCCACTTCAACAATTACAATTAGCATCCCAGGAAGTactggaaaaggcaaaaaagagtGGGAGATCAAAATGCCCCCGATGCAATAGTTCAAGGATGTTTTATTGTTATACATGCTTTGTTCCTGTTGAAACTGTCCCTACCAAAGAAATTCCAACTGTGAAG TTACCTTTGAAGATTGACATTATCAAACACCCAAATGAAACCGACGGCAAAAGCACTGCTGTGCATGCGAAGCTCCTGGCACCTGATGATGTTACAATTTATAAATACCCTTGCATTCCAGAATATCAAGAGAAGAGACACGAA aTTGCACTTATATTTCCTGGCCCAAATTCAGTTTCAGTAAAAGATATTGCTTTCCATCTCCAAAAGTACACCAAGAAAGGTGCCTGTGCTAGTGACGATGACTGTTCCAGAGAGCCACTTCTTAAACAAGCAAAAATAGaacctgaagaagaaaaaaatcccagtgaagGCATCTCAAGCATCAGGAATGAAGGCACtagactgaagaaaataatatttattgaCAGTACCTGGAATCAAACTAACAAGATAATAACTGATGAACGActtcaag GGTTACTGCAAATTGAGTTGAAGACAAGGAAAACTTGCTTCTGGCGTCATCAGAAGGGAAAACCAGATACATACCTTTCCACAATAGAAgcaatttattatttccttGTGGACTATCATCAGGAGATTTTGAAAGAGAGCTACAAAGGACAATATGataatctgctttttttcttttcatttatgtATACATTGATTAAAGATGCGAAGTGTTGTGCAGGAAAAGAGTAA